From the Chitinolyticbacter meiyuanensis genome, one window contains:
- the pap gene encoding polyphosphate:AMP phosphotransferase, with protein sequence MFESAELGHQIDRDTYREEEAKLRQALLAAQFELKQRGDFPVIIVLAGMPAAGKGEVANLLLEWLDPRHITTLAFDAPSDEEADRPPFWRFWRALPAKGSLGVLFGAWYADPLWHWDHDSEAAVSRRVERIVRLEKMLTDDGALVLKFWLHLSRDRLKKRLKALQDDALTAWRVSKEDKQFLKDYDAHAAHAETLLTRTSLADSPWRIVEGWDANYRALSVGRQLLDAIEHHLARDSVKQRRVEAGPLLPSVDGVRLLDTLQLDSDLGKVEYRERLERLQGRLNGLTREPGFAKLAVVAVFEGMDAAGKGGAIRRITAALDARRYRVVPIAAPTDEERAQPYLWRFWRHVPRRGHLTVFDRSWYGRVLVERIEGFASQAEWMRAYGEINDFEAQLDDAGVIVVKYWLAISGEEQLTRFQSREATEYKRFKITEEDWRNRDKWDDYVTAASDMVERTSTAMAPWHLIGANNKYHARVRVLEILCDAIETRLKRKEK encoded by the coding sequence ATGTTCGAATCGGCCGAGCTGGGACATCAGATTGATCGCGATACCTATCGCGAGGAAGAGGCAAAACTGCGCCAGGCCCTGTTGGCGGCCCAGTTCGAGCTCAAGCAACGCGGTGACTTTCCGGTCATCATCGTGCTCGCTGGCATGCCGGCCGCTGGCAAGGGCGAAGTAGCCAACCTGCTGCTCGAATGGCTGGATCCGCGCCATATCACCACGCTGGCGTTCGACGCGCCGAGTGACGAAGAGGCGGATCGTCCGCCGTTCTGGCGCTTCTGGCGTGCCTTGCCGGCCAAGGGCTCGCTCGGTGTGCTGTTTGGCGCTTGGTATGCCGATCCGCTGTGGCACTGGGATCACGACAGCGAGGCGGCGGTCAGCCGACGTGTCGAGCGCATCGTGCGTCTGGAAAAGATGCTGACGGACGATGGCGCGCTGGTGCTCAAGTTCTGGCTGCACCTGTCGCGCGACCGCTTGAAGAAGCGCCTGAAGGCGCTGCAGGACGATGCGCTCACGGCCTGGCGGGTCAGCAAGGAGGACAAGCAGTTCCTCAAGGACTACGACGCGCACGCGGCGCATGCCGAAACCCTGCTTACCCGTACCAGTCTGGCTGATTCGCCTTGGCGCATCGTCGAGGGCTGGGATGCGAACTATCGCGCCTTGTCGGTGGGGCGGCAGTTGCTCGACGCGATCGAACACCATCTGGCGCGTGACTCGGTCAAGCAGCGGCGGGTCGAGGCCGGGCCGTTGCTGCCCTCCGTTGATGGCGTGCGCCTGCTCGATACCTTGCAGCTCGATTCGGACCTCGGCAAGGTCGAATACCGCGAGCGGCTGGAGCGCTTGCAAGGGCGACTCAATGGCCTGACCCGCGAACCAGGCTTTGCCAAGCTCGCCGTGGTGGCGGTGTTCGAAGGCATGGATGCTGCCGGCAAAGGGGGGGCGATCCGCCGCATCACCGCGGCGCTTGATGCGCGGCGTTATCGGGTGGTGCCGATCGCCGCCCCGACCGACGAGGAGCGGGCACAGCCCTATCTCTGGCGATTCTGGCGCCATGTGCCGCGCCGCGGCCACCTCACGGTGTTTGATCGCTCCTGGTATGGCCGAGTACTGGTCGAGCGCATCGAGGGCTTTGCCAGCCAGGCCGAGTGGATGCGGGCCTACGGCGAGATCAACGATTTCGAGGCGCAGCTCGACGACGCTGGCGTCATCGTCGTGAAGTATTGGCTCGCCATCTCCGGCGAGGAGCAGTTGACGCGCTTTCAATCGCGCGAAGCCACCGAGTACAAGCGCTTCAAGATCACCGAAGAGGACTGGCGCAACCGCGACAAATGGGATGACTACGTCACGGCGGCGAGCGATATGGTCGAGCGCACCAGCACCGCCATGGCACCTTGGCATCTGATCGGCGCCAACAACAAGTATCATGCCCGTGTCCGCGTCCTCGAGATCCTGTGCGACGCCATTGAAACCCGATTGAAACGCAAGGAAAAATGA
- the erpA gene encoding iron-sulfur cluster insertion protein ErpA: MNMATDMPSPFLFTDNAANKVKELIDEEGNPDLKLRVFVTGGGCSGFQYGFTFDEISNDDDTEVKKGGVTLLVDPMSYQYLVGAEIDYVESLEGSQFTIKNPNAQSTCGCGSSFSV; the protein is encoded by the coding sequence ATGAACATGGCCACCGACATGCCGAGCCCCTTCCTCTTCACCGACAATGCGGCCAACAAAGTCAAGGAACTGATCGACGAAGAGGGTAATCCGGACCTCAAGCTCCGCGTGTTCGTCACCGGCGGCGGCTGCTCCGGCTTCCAGTACGGCTTCACCTTCGATGAAATCAGCAATGATGACGATACCGAGGTGAAGAAGGGCGGTGTTACGTTGCTGGTCGATCCGATGAGCTACCAGTATCTGGTTGGTGCCGAGATCGACTATGTCGAAAGCCTCGAAGGCTCGCAGTTCACCATCAAGAACCCGAATGCCCAGTCCACCTGTGGTTGTGGCTCGTCGTTCTCGGTCTGA
- a CDS encoding AsmA-like C-terminal region-containing protein yields the protein MGKLKILLGTLLVLVLVVAALPLLIPANLFSDPVVAMGQKMTHGKFEVRKVAFEYYPKPAVVLQDVVLEQAERASIERILIPLNAKNLLAWGETLQGITIEGGRFSPDYATQLPQKLRPEPGTPRLTTLELERTSIVLGKSQLGPVNGTLKFGPGGELTELQIKDNSGQLELLVQPHGEGQFAAQLNATGWELPLGYPAKFDFLRLKGIAHANGIDIEEVRGDLYGGVITGSAQLSWQEGWQLAGTLRGSGIQAESLSKVFSRNTYATGRLEAEARFVYQADDYHKLFDNAGVDATLLVRDGVLHNFDLVTPLKSSTPVTYARGGQTRFDTVSGKLAVRGKTVQFSGMKVDGGKFTASGYLTVGEGQKISGVVASRLASGAIAVSNQIRVAGTLPAPEFRTGAAFRPRAGEETLAAPAE from the coding sequence TTGGGAAAGCTGAAAATACTGTTGGGCACGTTGCTGGTGCTGGTGCTGGTCGTTGCCGCACTGCCCCTGCTGATTCCCGCCAACCTGTTCAGTGACCCGGTGGTTGCCATGGGGCAGAAAATGACCCACGGCAAGTTCGAGGTCCGCAAGGTTGCGTTCGAGTACTACCCCAAGCCGGCCGTGGTGCTGCAGGACGTGGTGCTGGAGCAGGCCGAGCGCGCCAGCATCGAGCGCATCCTGATTCCGCTGAATGCCAAGAACCTGCTGGCCTGGGGTGAGACGTTGCAGGGCATCACCATCGAAGGCGGCCGCTTCAGCCCCGACTACGCCACCCAGCTGCCGCAAAAGTTGAGGCCCGAACCGGGTACGCCCCGGCTGACCACGCTGGAGCTCGAACGTACCAGCATCGTGCTCGGCAAGAGCCAGCTGGGCCCGGTGAACGGCACGCTGAAGTTCGGCCCCGGCGGCGAGCTCACCGAGCTGCAGATCAAGGACAACTCCGGCCAGCTGGAACTCCTGGTGCAGCCGCATGGCGAGGGCCAGTTCGCTGCCCAGCTCAACGCCACCGGCTGGGAACTGCCGCTCGGCTACCCCGCCAAGTTCGACTTCCTGCGGCTCAAAGGCATCGCCCACGCCAACGGCATCGATATCGAGGAAGTGCGTGGTGACCTCTACGGCGGCGTGATCACCGGCTCGGCCCAGCTAAGTTGGCAGGAAGGCTGGCAGTTGGCCGGCACGCTGCGGGGCAGCGGCATCCAGGCCGAATCGCTGAGCAAGGTGTTCAGCCGCAATACCTACGCCACTGGCCGGCTGGAAGCCGAGGCCCGGTTCGTCTACCAGGCCGATGATTACCACAAGTTGTTCGACAATGCTGGCGTTGATGCCACCTTGCTGGTGCGCGACGGCGTGCTGCACAACTTCGACCTGGTCACCCCGCTCAAGTCGTCGACCCCGGTCACCTACGCCCGCGGCGGCCAGACCCGCTTCGACACGGTGTCGGGCAAACTGGCGGTGCGTGGCAAGACGGTGCAGTTCTCCGGCATGAAGGTCGACGGCGGCAAGTTCACCGCCAGCGGTTATCTCACCGTCGGCGAAGGCCAGAAGATCAGTGGCGTGGTGGCGAGCCGCCTCGCCAGCGGCGCCATAGCCGTCAGCAACCAGATCCGCGTCGCCGGCACGCTGCCCGCGCCGGAATTCCGTACCGGCGCGGCCTTCCGGCCACGTGCAGGAGAGGAAACGCTGGCGGCCCCCGCCGAGTAA
- a CDS encoding malonic semialdehyde reductase, protein MMAFPLDAMSLDQLFREARTHSHWFNQPVSDDTLHDLYDLLKFGPTSANSSPARFLFVKSAKAKEKLRPCLDAGNVEKTMAAPVTAIVAYDLEFYDELPKLFHNPDARNWFVGKDNTAALLRNGSLEGGYLILAARALGLDCGPMSGFDAAAVDAAFFAGTSWRSNFLVNLGYADASKLHPRNARLPFERACRIA, encoded by the coding sequence ATGATGGCCTTCCCGCTCGATGCCATGTCGCTGGACCAGTTGTTCCGCGAGGCGCGTACGCACAGCCACTGGTTCAATCAGCCGGTCAGCGACGATACGCTGCACGATCTGTACGATCTGCTCAAGTTCGGTCCCACCTCGGCCAACTCCAGCCCGGCGCGTTTCCTCTTTGTGAAGTCGGCCAAGGCCAAGGAGAAACTCAGGCCTTGTCTCGATGCCGGCAATGTCGAGAAGACCATGGCAGCGCCGGTGACCGCCATCGTCGCCTACGATCTCGAGTTCTACGACGAACTGCCGAAGCTTTTTCACAATCCCGATGCGCGCAACTGGTTCGTCGGCAAGGACAATACTGCGGCGCTGCTGCGCAACGGCAGCCTGGAAGGCGGCTATCTGATCCTGGCGGCACGGGCGCTGGGGCTCGATTGCGGGCCGATGTCGGGCTTCGATGCCGCCGCGGTCGATGCGGCCTTCTTCGCCGGCACCAGCTGGCGTTCCAATTTCCTGGTCAACCTGGGCTATGCCGACGCCAGCAAGCTGCATCCGCGCAATGCCCGCCTGCCGTTCGAGCGGGCCTGCCGTATCGCCTGA
- a CDS encoding enoyl-ACP reductase FabI, whose translation MGFLAGKKILICGLLSDRSIAYGIATACKREGAELAFTYVNEDMKERVARLAADFDSTIVLPCDVSSDEQIDQLFVSLKQHWDGLDGLVHSIAFAPRDALKGDYLDAVTRENFRISHDISSYSFAALAKAARPMLNANAGLVTLSYLGAERAIPNYNVMGLAKASLEANVRFMAASLGPEKGIRVYGISAGPIKTLAAAGIAGFGKLLKAAADATPLKRNVSQEEVGNVAAFLMSPLASGMTGNIVHVDAGYSTGALSLGEE comes from the coding sequence ATGGGCTTTCTCGCCGGCAAAAAAATCCTGATCTGCGGTCTGCTGTCTGACCGTTCGATCGCCTACGGCATCGCTACGGCCTGCAAGCGCGAAGGCGCTGAACTCGCCTTCACCTATGTGAACGAAGACATGAAGGAGCGCGTGGCAAGGCTCGCCGCCGACTTCGATTCGACCATCGTACTGCCGTGTGACGTATCCAGCGACGAGCAGATCGATCAGTTGTTCGTCTCCCTCAAGCAACACTGGGATGGCCTTGATGGCTTGGTGCACTCGATCGCCTTCGCGCCGCGTGACGCGCTCAAGGGCGACTACCTCGATGCCGTGACCCGCGAGAACTTCCGCATCTCGCACGACATCAGCTCGTACAGCTTCGCTGCGCTCGCCAAGGCCGCACGCCCGATGCTGAACGCGAATGCCGGCCTCGTCACCCTCTCGTACCTCGGTGCTGAGCGCGCCATCCCGAACTACAACGTGATGGGCTTGGCCAAGGCCTCGCTGGAAGCCAACGTGCGCTTCATGGCCGCGTCGCTCGGCCCGGAAAAGGGCATTCGCGTCTACGGCATTTCGGCTGGCCCGATCAAGACCTTGGCCGCCGCCGGCATCGCTGGTTTCGGCAAGCTCTTGAAGGCTGCAGCAGACGCCACGCCGCTCAAGCGTAACGTCAGCCAGGAGGAGGTCGGCAATGTGGCCGCCTTCCTGATGTCGCCGCTGGCTTCGGGCATGACCGGCAACATCGTGCATGTCGACGCCGGCTATAGTACCGGTGCCTTGTCGCTCGGCGAGGAATAA
- the ygfZ gene encoding CAF17-like 4Fe-4S cluster assembly/insertion protein YgfZ, with protein MSLTDLYTAAGARLDAAGHVTDFGDANGELAALETTTVVTPLPQYTLIRFTGEESQSFLNGQLSSDVRIVGETDAQYSSYSTPKGRMQASFLVLRDGEDYLLQIASDLQPAVQKRLSMFILRSNTRASESGWQAFGVAGPGAAERVQAATGGLPTSPMQVWHGENVKVIALEGARYELLVPDEAAHPLWQALLAAGCRPVGPAVWTLTEIRAGSPWVTQATYEEFVPQMANLELIGGVSFKKGCYPGQEIVARTQYLGKLKRRALRFHVEAAAQSGQDVYSPEMNGQASGKVMLAAPAPQGGSEVLVVVQTASLEHGLHLGAVDGPKLAPLPLPYSLEAEPA; from the coding sequence ATGTCCCTGACCGACCTCTACACCGCCGCCGGAGCCCGCCTCGACGCAGCCGGCCACGTCACCGATTTCGGTGATGCCAATGGTGAACTCGCCGCACTGGAAACCACCACGGTGGTCACGCCACTGCCGCAATACACGCTGATCCGCTTCACTGGCGAGGAAAGTCAGTCCTTTCTCAATGGTCAGCTCTCCAGCGACGTCCGCATCGTCGGCGAAACCGATGCGCAGTACTCGAGTTATTCCACGCCCAAGGGCCGGATGCAGGCGAGCTTCCTGGTTTTGCGCGATGGCGAGGACTATCTGCTGCAGATCGCCAGCGATCTGCAGCCAGCGGTGCAAAAGCGCCTCTCCATGTTCATCCTGCGCAGCAACACCCGCGCCAGCGAGAGCGGCTGGCAGGCCTTCGGCGTGGCCGGCCCCGGCGCAGCCGAGCGAGTTCAAGCCGCCACCGGTGGCCTGCCCACGTCCCCCATGCAGGTATGGCATGGCGAGAACGTGAAGGTGATCGCACTGGAAGGCGCGCGTTACGAACTGCTGGTACCTGATGAGGCCGCCCACCCACTCTGGCAGGCCTTGCTCGCCGCAGGCTGCCGCCCAGTTGGCCCGGCCGTGTGGACCTTGACCGAGATCCGCGCCGGTAGCCCCTGGGTGACTCAGGCGACCTACGAGGAATTCGTGCCGCAGATGGCCAATCTGGAATTGATCGGCGGGGTGAGTTTCAAGAAGGGCTGCTATCCGGGGCAGGAAATCGTCGCCCGCACGCAGTATCTGGGCAAGCTCAAGCGCCGCGCGTTGCGCTTCCACGTCGAGGCGGCCGCGCAATCCGGACAGGATGTGTACAGCCCGGAAATGAACGGCCAAGCATCCGGCAAGGTGATGTTGGCCGCACCCGCACCGCAAGGCGGCAGCGAAGTGCTCGTGGTGGTACAGACAGCCTCACTGGAACACGGCTTGCACCTGGGTGCCGTCGATGGCCCGAAACTCGCGCCACTGCCGCTGCCCTACTCGCTGGAAGCTGAGCCCGCCTGA
- a CDS encoding YkgJ family cysteine cluster protein yields the protein MPVPAKKLLHLSVLDDLSTWVRYRGGLCNDCQATCCTMPVEVKLPDLVRMGVVDAFEAEHEAPKQIAKRLEKAGVIRHFNFKHGIYTLAQRANGDCRYLDAASRRCSIYEVRPNTCRNHPQIGPRPGYCAYRHR from the coding sequence ATGCCCGTGCCCGCCAAAAAACTGCTGCACCTGTCGGTGCTGGATGACCTATCCACCTGGGTGCGCTACCGCGGCGGCTTGTGCAATGACTGCCAGGCCACCTGTTGCACGATGCCGGTCGAGGTGAAGCTGCCGGACTTGGTGCGCATGGGTGTGGTCGATGCCTTCGAAGCCGAGCACGAGGCACCCAAGCAGATCGCCAAGCGGCTGGAGAAAGCCGGGGTGATCCGCCATTTCAATTTCAAGCACGGCATCTATACGCTGGCGCAACGCGCCAACGGCGATTGTCGCTACCTGGATGCAGCGAGCCGGCGCTGCAGCATCTATGAAGTGCGGCCCAATACCTGTCGCAACCACCCGCAGATCGGGCCACGGCCCGGCTACTGTGCCTATCGCCACCGCTGA
- a CDS encoding OsmC family protein, whose amino-acid sequence MKVRLKWVEQVSFLAQSESGHAVLMDGPPEGGGRNLGPRPMEMMLMGAAGCSTYDVIHILKKSRADVRDCVVDVDADRAGEDPKVFTRIHLHFTVTGRGLKPELVERAIKLSAEKYCSATIMLAKTADVTHDFVIVEAD is encoded by the coding sequence ATGAAAGTGCGCCTCAAGTGGGTGGAACAGGTCAGTTTTCTCGCCCAATCCGAATCCGGCCACGCGGTGCTGATGGATGGACCACCTGAAGGCGGCGGCCGCAACCTCGGCCCGCGGCCGATGGAGATGATGCTGATGGGGGCCGCCGGCTGCTCCACCTACGACGTGATCCATATCCTGAAGAAGTCGCGCGCGGACGTGCGCGATTGCGTGGTCGATGTCGATGCCGATCGTGCCGGGGAAGATCCCAAGGTGTTCACCCGCATCCACCTGCACTTCACCGTCACCGGCCGTGGCCTCAAGCCCGAGCTGGTGGAGCGTGCGATCAAGCTGTCGGCCGAGAAGTACTGCTCGGCCACCATCATGCTGGCCAAGACGGCCGACGTGACGCACGACTTCGTCATCGTCGAAGCCGACTGA
- a CDS encoding EI24 domain-containing protein, translating into MRANSPSPLAEALHCALLGLRDALHPALITLSLGVWALAFLVMTALYALGWSWLAPALEGVAEFAVLGLPGWLGWTPATGGFLSELAGYAETALQWLLLAALFAVGVLLLARVILELVLMGQVQRRVLSHYPKLAASVERPWRADLRDLAGNLGTWLVGSLLCLCIPLIGGALLILLTAYLNVRGLVNDAFDGVVAEPLQRRFVTTQRPTMLLLGAVVGLVMLVPLLGLIGPSLLGAATCHLTFRWLGHQHEAT; encoded by the coding sequence ATGCGCGCAAACTCCCCCTCCCCGCTGGCCGAAGCGCTGCATTGCGCCTTGCTCGGGCTGCGCGATGCGCTGCACCCGGCACTGATCACGCTGTCGCTCGGCGTCTGGGCACTCGCCTTCCTGGTGATGACCGCGCTCTACGCCCTGGGCTGGTCCTGGCTGGCACCGGCGCTGGAAGGCGTCGCCGAGTTCGCGGTGCTGGGCCTGCCCGGCTGGCTGGGATGGACACCGGCGACGGGCGGGTTCCTGAGTGAGCTTGCCGGCTACGCCGAAACAGCGCTGCAGTGGCTGCTGCTGGCAGCGCTGTTCGCCGTCGGCGTACTGCTGCTGGCCCGGGTGATCCTGGAACTGGTGCTGATGGGCCAGGTGCAGCGCCGCGTGCTCAGTCACTATCCCAAGCTGGCCGCCTCGGTGGAACGCCCCTGGCGCGCCGATCTGCGCGACTTGGCCGGCAACCTGGGCACATGGCTGGTCGGCTCGTTGCTCTGCCTGTGCATCCCGCTGATCGGCGGCGCACTACTGATTCTGCTGACGGCGTACCTGAACGTGCGTGGTCTGGTGAACGATGCCTTCGATGGCGTGGTGGCCGAACCGTTGCAGCGCCGCTTCGTGACGACGCAGCGCCCGACCATGCTGCTCCTGGGCGCCGTCGTCGGCCTGGTGATGCTGGTACCGCTGCTGGGCCTGATCGGGCCTAGCCTCTTGGGTGCCGCCACCTGCCACCTCACGTTCCGCTGGCTGGGTCACCAGCACGAAGCGACCTGA
- a CDS encoding class II glutamine amidotransferase codes for MCQLLGMNCNTPTDIVFSFEGFSRRGGETDEHGDGWGIAFFEDGGCRVFLDYLPSSISPVAELVKRYPIQSRNVIAHIRKATQGAVSLANTHPFQRELWGRYWLFAHNGNLTERPVLNGGRFHPVGTTDSEQAFCWLLNRLSEHFDAPPPLSRLYEVLADYAGQLSQGGTFNFLLSDGRALFAHCSTDLHYIVRESPFSTAHLSDADVTIDFADLTTPRDRVAVIATKPLTDNEHWIRMENGELLCFIDGSPVRMPG; via the coding sequence ATGTGCCAGTTGCTGGGCATGAATTGCAACACCCCGACCGATATCGTGTTCTCGTTCGAAGGTTTCAGCCGCCGTGGTGGCGAGACCGACGAGCATGGTGACGGCTGGGGCATCGCCTTCTTCGAGGATGGCGGTTGCCGCGTCTTCCTCGACTACCTGCCCTCGAGCATTTCGCCAGTGGCAGAGCTGGTGAAGCGCTACCCGATCCAGAGCCGCAACGTGATCGCCCATATCCGCAAGGCCACGCAGGGCGCTGTCTCGCTGGCCAACACCCACCCATTCCAGCGCGAGCTGTGGGGGCGTTACTGGCTGTTCGCCCACAATGGCAACCTGACCGAACGGCCGGTACTCAACGGCGGGCGCTTCCACCCGGTCGGCACCACCGACAGCGAGCAGGCGTTCTGCTGGCTGCTCAACCGGCTGAGCGAACACTTCGATGCCCCGCCGCCGCTATCGCGGCTCTACGAAGTGCTGGCCGACTACGCCGGCCAGTTGTCGCAGGGTGGCACCTTCAATTTCCTGCTGTCGGATGGCCGCGCACTGTTCGCCCACTGCAGCACCGATCTGCACTACATCGTGCGCGAATCGCCGTTCTCCACCGCGCACCTGTCGGATGCCGATGTCACCATCGATTTCGCCGATTTGACCACGCCGCGCGATCGAGTCGCCGTGATTGCCACCAAGCCGTTGACTGACAACGAGCACTGGATCCGTATGGAAAACGGCGAACTGCTGTGCTTCATCGACGGCTCGCCGGTGCGCATGCCGGGCTGA
- a CDS encoding bactofilin family protein, with product MFKNKKGSQRIDSLIGNGTTVTGDVQFVGGLRVDGNVVGNVIAADEKNGTLVVSEKAQVRGKVSCSHLILNGEINGPITVSQYVELQPKARVAGDLTYKTLEMHPGAVIEGRLIPLAGARLVTPEVPAEEV from the coding sequence ATGTTCAAGAACAAGAAAGGCAGCCAGCGCATTGACAGCCTGATCGGCAACGGCACCACGGTGACCGGCGATGTGCAGTTCGTCGGCGGCTTGCGCGTCGACGGCAACGTGGTCGGCAATGTGATCGCTGCCGACGAGAAGAACGGCACCCTGGTGGTGTCGGAGAAGGCGCAGGTCCGCGGCAAGGTCAGCTGCAGCCACCTGATCCTCAATGGCGAAATCAATGGGCCGATCACGGTGAGCCAATACGTCGAGCTGCAACCCAAGGCGCGCGTGGCCGGCGATCTCACCTACAAGACGCTGGAGATGCATCCGGGCGCGGTGATCGAAGGCCGCTTGATCCCGCTGGCAGGTGCCAGATTGGTAACGCCGGAAGTGCCCGCCGAGGAAGTGTGA
- the rpsI gene encoding 30S ribosomal protein S9, whose amino-acid sequence MVGKYHYGTGRRKSAVARVFLAKGTGSIVVNGKPLDQYFARETGRMVVRQPLELTQNLEAFDILVNVQGGGETGQAGAVRHGITRALIDYSADLKGALKAAGLVTRDAREVERKKVGLHKARRRKQFSKR is encoded by the coding sequence ATGGTAGGCAAATATCACTACGGTACCGGCCGTCGCAAGAGCGCAGTTGCTCGCGTGTTCCTGGCCAAGGGTACGGGCAGCATCGTTGTCAACGGCAAGCCGCTTGACCAATACTTCGCTCGCGAAACCGGCCGCATGGTCGTTCGCCAGCCGCTGGAGCTCACCCAGAACCTCGAAGCGTTCGACATCCTCGTCAACGTGCAAGGTGGCGGTGAAACTGGTCAAGCCGGTGCCGTGCGTCACGGCATCACCCGTGCTCTGATCGACTACAGCGCGGACTTGAAGGGTGCTCTGAAGGCCGCTGGCCTCGTCACTCGCGATGCACGTGAAGTCGAACGTAAGAAGGTCGGTCTGCACAAGGCCCGCCGTCGCAAGCAGTTCTCCAAGCGTTAA
- a CDS encoding DUF6776 family protein, translating to MPLRRLYRLQRARLTAAPLVLRPALGWRGRVGQALLWLLILGGIAGGAAWWAYHEGEARALGRLSSSEADVADAHRRLLGSRENEARLRQQLQVAEAARASLAQSLDAAQRDAAQAREALAFFDTLLTSNDRTEPVRFVACEFDPTTDAAHWRYRVLLVQGVDRTEEIKGDLVVSIQLRQGAATRKTIDLPKQAISVRHYRRIEGEVALPSDTRPVVMDVRMQGSSGVLAQCQKKMGGV from the coding sequence ATGCCATTGAGGCGCCTGTACCGCTTGCAGCGGGCACGCCTGACTGCGGCGCCGTTGGTGCTGCGGCCGGCATTGGGTTGGCGTGGCAGGGTAGGACAGGCGCTGCTGTGGTTGCTGATTCTTGGTGGCATTGCCGGCGGTGCGGCGTGGTGGGCTTACCACGAGGGCGAGGCCCGCGCGTTGGGCCGCCTGAGTTCCAGCGAGGCGGATGTTGCCGACGCACACCGTCGCTTGCTGGGGTCCCGCGAGAACGAAGCGCGACTGCGGCAGCAATTGCAGGTGGCGGAGGCGGCGCGTGCATCCCTCGCGCAATCGCTCGACGCAGCTCAGCGCGATGCGGCGCAGGCGCGCGAGGCACTGGCCTTCTTCGATACCTTATTAACCAGCAACGATAGAACCGAGCCGGTCCGTTTCGTCGCCTGTGAGTTCGATCCGACCACAGACGCCGCGCATTGGCGTTACCGGGTGCTCCTGGTCCAGGGGGTCGATCGCACCGAGGAAATCAAGGGTGATCTGGTGGTGAGCATCCAGCTCCGGCAGGGCGCCGCCACGCGCAAGACGATCGATTTGCCCAAGCAGGCGATCAGCGTGCGCCACTATCGTCGGATCGAGGGCGAGGTGGCCTTGCCGTCCGATACGCGGCCGGTCGTGATGGATGTCCGCATGCAGGGCAGTTCCGGCGTACTGGCGCAATGCCAGAAGAAAATGGGAGGAGTGTGA
- the rplM gene encoding 50S ribosomal protein L13, with amino-acid sequence MKTFSAKPHEVKREWFVVDATDKVLGRLAAEIAKRLRGKHKAEYTPHVDTGDYIVVVNADKLRVTGDKATSKKYYRHSGHPGGIYERTFTELQNKFPGRVLETAVKGMLPKGPLGYAMIKKMKVYAGGEHPHTAQQPQTLDI; translated from the coding sequence ATGAAAACCTTTTCTGCAAAGCCGCACGAGGTAAAGCGCGAGTGGTTCGTCGTGGACGCTACCGACAAAGTGCTGGGTCGTCTCGCCGCTGAGATCGCCAAGCGCCTGCGTGGCAAGCACAAGGCCGAATATACTCCGCACGTCGATACGGGCGACTACATCGTCGTGGTCAACGCAGACAAGCTGCGCGTGACCGGCGACAAGGCCACCTCCAAGAAGTACTACCGTCACTCGGGTCACCCGGGCGGCATTTACGAGCGCACCTTCACCGAACTGCAAAACAAGTTCCCGGGTCGCGTGCTGGAAACCGCGGTCAAGGGCATGCTGCCGAAGGGCCCGCTTGGCTACGCCATGATCAAGAAGATGAAGGTGTACGCTGGTGGCGAACATCCGCATACCGCGCAACAACCTCAAACTCTGGACATCTAA